In Sphaeramia orbicularis chromosome 15, fSphaOr1.1, whole genome shotgun sequence, a single genomic region encodes these proteins:
- the LOC115433778 gene encoding leucine-rich repeat-containing protein 27-like encodes MSSQVEETDPPNHQPSFVFGEPKAQTPRGESPEETEPSELSEHHCPETVCLSRTSLKKVSEHFIRNSSLKYLYLEGNDISSLPCLMFTGLPNLLWLDLRHNHIESLPAEIGLHRALKTLLLEGNPISELPVELGNVITLKGLNLRNCPISFPPQDIVHQGLQCILQYLRSAMAKRPVSVRKSPPEMPVVEKLQLSELMGSSLEEQDDTLDKEELQKFRELKDKLSLLDKTELESAAQGDRHAVPRLLLNTKRKKVTTKAGIIPQLHLFDTQLWRRPEERRQNAMKELKEKQAIIVQRKKSQEALWKWRTQSKITQERKMSEHKRKKQQQRKQKEAEAESQPGDEDGSESPQRQLSSLSIREDEEFRSTRYLERRIRAHVEKMQERRRNPTGTRAEQIAAAEQDVEEMRRLQNQLLEKRQRRGFEHFSTIFTADPSFLE; translated from the exons ATGTCGTCCCAAGTGGAGGAGACGGATCCTCCGAACCACCAGCCCAGCTTTGTCTTCGGGGAACCCAAAGCCCAGACCCCCAGAGGAGAGAGTCCAGAGGAAACCGAGCCATCAGAGCTGTCCGAACACCACTGCCCAGAGACAGTGTGTCTGAGCAGAACCAGCTTGAAGAAAGTGTCAGAGCATTTTATAAGAAACAGCTCACTAAAG TATTTATATCTGGAAGGTAATGATATATCCAGTCTCCCATGTTTGATGTTCACTGGCCTGCCCAACCTGCTTTGGCTGGACCTCAGACATAACCACATTGAATCCCTCCCTGCAGAAATTGGCTTGCACAG AGCTTTAAAAACTTTGCTACTAGAGGGAAATCCAATCTCAGAACTTCCTGTAGAACTTG GAAATGTGATTACCCTGAAAGGTCTGAATCTGAGAAACTGCCCCATCAGTTTTCCCCCTCAAGATATTGTGCACCAGGGCCTCCAGTGCATTCTCCAGTACCTGAGGAGTGCCATGGCTAAGCGACCAGTTAGCGTGAGAAAGAGCCCTCCAG AGATGCCAGTGGTGGAGAAGCTCCAGCTGTCAGAGCTGATGGGTTCCAGTCTGGAGGAGCAAGATGATACACTGGACAAGGAGGAGCTGCAGAAGTTCAGGGAACTCAAAGACAAGTTGAGTCTCTTGGATAAGACAGAACTGGAGTCGGCAGCACAGGGTGATAGACACGCAGTACCACGCCTTCTTCTTAATACCAAAAG AAAAAAGGTGACGACCAAGGCCGGCATAATTCCTCAGCTCCACTTGTTTGACACTCAGCTTTGGAGGAGGCCAGAAGAAAGAAGACAGAATGCAATGAAAGAACTCAAAGAGAAACAAGCAATCATTGTTCAGAGGAAAAA AAGCCAAGAGGCTCTTTGGAAATGGCGTACACAATCCAAGATCACACAGGAGAGGAAAATGTCAGAGCACAAGAGGAAAAAgcaacaacaaagaaaacaaaag GAGGCAGAAGCAGAGTCGCAGCCTGGTGATGAGGACGGCAGTGAATCTCCTCAGAGGCAACTGTCCAGCTTGTCCATCAGAGAAGACGAAGAGTTCAG ATCCACCCGTTACCTGGAGCGACGGATTCGTGCTCACGTTGAAAAGATGCAGGAGCGACGCAGGAATCCCACGGGCACAAGAGCCGAGCAGATCGCGGCAGCAGAGCAAGATGTGGAGGAG ATGAGGAGGTTACAGAATCAGCTTCTGGAGAAAAGACAGAGAAGAGGTTTTGAACATTTCTCCACAATCTTCACAGCCGACCCAAGTTTCCTTGAATAA